In one Deltaproteobacteria bacterium HGW-Deltaproteobacteria-4 genomic region, the following are encoded:
- a CDS encoding SAP domain-containing protein, with protein sequence MKIDAIKKIAKQHQLKPGKANKGELIRAIQQAEGNTACFGSNSVNECGQSNCLWREDCT encoded by the coding sequence ATGAAAATCGATGCGATCAAAAAAATTGCCAAACAACATCAGCTTAAACCCGGCAAAGCCAATAAAGGCGAACTCATCCGGGCCATTCAGCAGGCCGAGGGGAACACAGCCTGTTTTGGCAGCAACAGTGTCAACGAATGTGGACAGTCCAATTGTTTGTGGCGCGAGGATTGTACCTGA